The DNA region CCAGTCAATGTATGTGTCATCCGTGTACCTTCTTTAATTTGTCTGACATGCTCATCCCATATACCTGCAGGAGCATTTGCACCTACCGGATCAGGATCTTTAGGAGCAACTTTAATATATTCATAGTTTCCTGAACCGTTATCAGCCCATACATATCTTGCTTCACTATCAAACAATCCATCATTATCTGTATCTTTAGAATTAGGGTCAGATTTCAAAGGGATTACTACAGTTTTATTCATGGATTTGAATTTCGTCAGTACTTTTCGTGTTTCGGGATATAATTGACAAATATCTTCAAGCGTAGGGAAAATAAGATTTCCTTCACTGTCGATTTTTACAAGTGACCAGTCTATCTCTTCAAAATCGTATAACCCATCATTATCCGAATCAGCTAACAGCATTTCTTTAAGCTGTTCAGCAGTATAATTTCCATTTGCTGCTTTAAAACAATTTAAATCAGGTAATTTTTTGAATATTGACTTTTTCAAAGCACCTGTATTAGTGTCAACAGTAAAGCCAAATTGTTCTGGAATAACGATTTCTGACACAATCTGTTCTACCGTATTGTAAGTCCAATAATAATATTTTTTTCCCGAATCCATACTGTCATAATATTCATAATTCTTATTTCCGCTATTAGTTATAAATGTGAAGTCCACATTGTTGTTTTCTTTGAAATTTCCAATCATTTCATATGCAGTCTGTACAGAATTTTTACCATAATTCAATACAGGTTCAAAACCATAATCAACGACGATACAATATTTGTTTCTGCTTCTATTTTCTGATAAATTCACTATTTCAGAAAATGAATCTACTGCGTCATCAATTTTATTATAATTAAATTTACTTATCACAGCTTCATCCACATAAACAAACGGATTAGGTTTACCATCCGGATTTTTATTAACGCTAAGCACAGATGAATCAATTTCTATAAATGTATTAAAGAAAGCGTAATTTTCATTTGAAATATTAATATTCAAAGCGCCTGATCGTGAAATCATATTATCAACTATTTCTGAATTTTCTTCATAGTCGGAATAATCAATATAGTATTTATCCTTTCCTATAACCGGAACAGCCGTTCCTAAATATGTTATATAATACAGCCTAACATCATCATTTCCGTTTTTATGAGCATTAGTCAAAACTGCTTTTGATGCAGATATAATATCTTCTCTTACTGTATCTTTATACTCATTTGTTGTAAATATCACAAAATACAAATCTATTTTATTATTGATTGAGCTTCCAACTTTGCCGTAATCATATACATCTGAATTATCTATAATTTCATAACTATATCCTTGTGTTGCTCTGTCAACAGGTATTACATTGTCAGATTGGTCCATATCAGCAAGCCATTGATTATACTTTACAATACAATATGTTCCTACACCGGTATCTTTAAAATAAGCCTTGCCATTATCATATTCTGTTTCAACTGGCAACAACATATTTGAATCCGGATAATACTTAAAAATCCAATATAATTTCTCATCAGTAATTTCGAATGATATTGTTTTCTCTTTTATTTCAAACAATGAATTATAATTTATATCTATTATCTCACCTTCAATAAAATCACTTGAAAGAAATTCTGAATACTTACTAATCGTTACTGACAAATTCTTTTCAATATCTCCTGTTGCCTTAATATCAAGAGTTATCTTGTACGAACTATCTTCAGTATTCACATTTTCAAATACACTACTGGTGGATTTAAAACTCTTGTTGAATACTCTTTCTGTATCCTTAATATTATCTGTAGTATCCTTAAGTGGATCAAGTCCAAGTGCTACTTCAGAACCGTCACACAAACCATCTCCATCTGTATCGTCTTTAAGAGGATCTGTCTTATACTTGATTACCTCATCATAATCTCCCAAACCATCTTCATCAGTATCTGCAAGTGCAGGAGATGTTCCAAGTTTGATTTCTTCACTGTTTGTAAATTTATCACCGTCAGCGTCCTTCAGAGAATCCTTTGTTCCTGTTTCACCTGTATCAGTAAGTAACGGATCTGTATCACAGAAATATACCTCTGAATAATCATCTAAGCCATCGCCATCTGTATCTTTCTTTGTATGATCTGTCTTAAGAATTTCCTTCTCAACATAATCGCTAAGGCCATCACCGTCTGTATCAATATTAAGTTCGTTTGAAAAAGATCCGATACTATTGAGCAGATACATCGACAGTTCCACTGCATCCTTTGCCGACACTTCACCGTCTTCATCAAGGTCAGCTGCCTTTAATGAAAATCCTTTTTCATTCTTCTCAGTAAGATATGACTTAAGTGCTATCATATCAA from Ruminococcus sp. HUN007 includes:
- a CDS encoding dockerin type I repeat-containing protein; this translates as MTLPFLPHSEFTHNEISEVEAAVTQKDTVYGDVNSDGKITILDMIALKSYLTEKNEKGFSLKAADLDEDGEVSAKDAVELSMYLLNSIGSFSNELNIDTDGDGLSDYVEKEILKTDHTKKDTDGDGLDDYSEVYFCDTDPLLTDTGETGTKDSLKDADGDKFTNSEEIKLGTSPALADTDEDGLGDYDEVIKYKTDPLKDDTDGDGLCDGSEVALGLDPLKDTTDNIKDTERVFNKSFKSTSSVFENVNTEDSSYKITLDIKATGDIEKNLSVTISKYSEFLSSDFIEGEIIDINYNSLFEIKEKTISFEITDEKLYWIFKYYPDSNMLLPVETEYDNGKAYFKDTGVGTYCIVKYNQWLADMDQSDNVIPVDRATQGYSYEIIDNSDVYDYGKVGSSINNKIDLYFVIFTTNEYKDTVREDIISASKAVLTNAHKNGNDDVRLYYITYLGTAVPVIGKDKYYIDYSDYEENSEIVDNMISRSGALNINISNENYAFFNTFIEIDSSVLSVNKNPDGKPNPFVYVDEAVISKFNYNKIDDAVDSFSEIVNLSENRSRNKYCIVVDYGFEPVLNYGKNSVQTAYEMIGNFKENNNVDFTFITNSGNKNYEYYDSMDSGKKYYYWTYNTVEQIVSEIVIPEQFGFTVDTNTGALKKSIFKKLPDLNCFKAANGNYTAEQLKEMLLADSDNDGLYDFEEIDWSLVKIDSEGNLIFPTLEDICQLYPETRKVLTKFKSMNKTVVIPLKSDPNSKDTDNDGLFDSEARYVWADNGSGNYEYIKVAPKDPDPVGANAPAGIWDEHVRQIKEGTRMTHTLTGHDLYDGFNTAFGSFGLDFLMDEKEIAIHSKEKQWQKYAGFNDGYDVVFRTFTNDNMDRLKIPYKAKYSGDGEEKEHILWLWRGDYLNIGTGGEIGIYNEPTEVALITRGIQWFVPKYRFDMTLEIYNYHGEKDIQNVVCWHPYEKQWWITGFNPEMRETAKTGFGDPNVHDTILVGSIDFAEEIDMYNSIKESTFPDSDWYDFVTFDDESNKLWIVWWDINFATFKR